The following proteins are co-located in the Clostridiales bacterium genome:
- a CDS encoding GNAT family N-acetyltransferase encodes MKIIKVEDRNSILIEQLVTVWKNSVKETHLFLSDTEIDNIQQYVPQALAGISHLIVAKNGSGIPIAFMGIEGRKLEMLFVSPEERGHGVGKNLLVYGIQEYAVSDLGVNEQNPKAKGFYEHMGFKVYKRTETDEQGMPYPILYMRL; translated from the coding sequence ATGAAAATAATAAAAGTTGAAGACAGAAATTCGATACTGATTGAACAACTTGTAACGGTATGGAAAAATTCTGTAAAGGAAACCCACTTATTCTTATCGGATACAGAAATAGATAATATCCAGCAGTATGTACCGCAGGCTTTAGCTGGAATTTCCCATTTGATAGTTGCAAAGAATGGAAGTGGTATTCCTATTGCCTTTATGGGGATAGAAGGTCGAAAGCTTGAAATGCTATTTGTTTCTCCCGAAGAGCGTGGGCATGGTGTTGGAAAGAATTTGCTTGTGTATGGTATTCAGGAATACGCAGTAAGTGATTTGGGAGTAAACGAGCAAAATCCTAAGGCAAAAGGATTTTACGAACACATGGGTTTCAAGGTTTACAAAAGAACCGAAACAGATGAACAAGGCATGCCATACCCAATTTTATACATGAGGTTATGA
- a CDS encoding leucine-rich repeat protein — translation MMINENIIDIDGNMITDLNEESEQPAVSEKTIESAPFIDSSQAETANEEGSLTAEDYFLFERNFDGRSYSISAKDVETLPSLVTIPSTHNGLPVTVIKENSFAFCSQLSILLFEEPSNIRIIESYAFYHCSGLESIVLPDRVERLCCGAFASCSLLQQVYFESIKPPSLEDGVFYETSEYLLLYVPKHTLSSYLGTPSWQKYKDLIMTSPQTIPTNLGFFLFELNSDGESYSVFAKTEAVLPYYLAIPWYYNQKRVTVIGRYAFWGIKIRDVLIPDTVEKIDNNAFLYGTTRYNPDYIYGESILEHVKFGRNSSLTEIGMVAFGGNLLLREIKLPETLRIIHDHAFFSSGLTEIYIPKSLESMGLRVFYQALNLERITVDHRNLYYKDIDGIMYNLDGTTLIAYPLGKESYSYSLPDTVTDFGIHIFWGNRYLRVLYLNSDTPPAMNSNFSSMLPSFKIYVPDGSYEAYVNAPGWQAYKDIIYKNSIIRNEFAIIGNELIQYVGNAPEIMIPKDIVQIRDYALTSCSALEKILVEEGNISYTSSEGVLFNSHMTKLINYPPARKTTEYEVPSTVTAVGMAAFFDSNGLSVLKVHNQLEAIEDYAFLRCFRLYRLINLDAEDHLARIGIQAFYRCTTIKEVSLLAIQYLASAAFSICSDLNKITLGPDFIDFRGMFLSADTNLTQVDLNVYALIPPKASGFSFSAIKTIHVPAQSAELYKSTPPWSGYSNKIFPLTIPLMK, via the coding sequence ATGATGATCAATGAAAATATAATCGATATAGACGGCAATATGATAACCGATCTTAATGAGGAATCAGAGCAGCCAGCTGTTTCTGAAAAAACAATAGAGTCGGCGCCGTTCATCGATTCGAGCCAAGCCGAAACAGCCAACGAAGAGGGCTCGTTGACCGCGGAAGATTATTTTCTGTTTGAGCGGAACTTTGATGGAAGGAGTTATTCAATATCGGCAAAAGATGTCGAGACGCTTCCTTCTCTTGTGACGATACCGAGCACCCATAATGGGCTGCCGGTGACCGTAATTAAGGAAAACAGCTTTGCCTTCTGCTCTCAGCTTTCGATCCTGCTCTTTGAGGAGCCAAGCAATATCAGAATCATTGAGTCCTATGCATTTTATCATTGCTCTGGACTGGAAAGCATTGTGCTTCCCGATCGTGTCGAAAGGTTATGCTGTGGGGCCTTCGCTTCGTGTAGCTTATTGCAGCAGGTCTATTTCGAATCAATCAAACCGCCCAGCTTGGAAGATGGCGTCTTTTATGAGACTTCAGAATATTTACTTCTGTATGTACCAAAGCACACCCTCTCGAGCTACCTCGGCACGCCAAGCTGGCAGAAATACAAAGATCTGATCATGACCTCGCCGCAGACGATCCCCACAAATTTAGGGTTTTTTCTCTTTGAGTTGAATAGTGACGGCGAAAGCTACTCAGTATTTGCAAAAACAGAAGCGGTACTGCCCTACTATTTAGCAATACCCTGGTATTACAATCAAAAACGAGTAACGGTTATCGGCCGATATGCTTTCTGGGGAATAAAAATCAGAGATGTTTTGATACCGGACACCGTTGAAAAAATCGATAACAATGCTTTCTTGTACGGCACAACTCGGTACAATCCTGACTATATATATGGCGAGTCCATTCTGGAGCATGTCAAATTCGGAAGAAACAGCAGCCTTACAGAAATCGGTATGGTTGCTTTTGGCGGTAATTTGCTGCTGAGAGAAATCAAGCTTCCGGAAACCCTTAGAATCATTCATGATCATGCTTTTTTTTCCAGTGGGCTTACCGAAATTTATATTCCAAAGAGCCTTGAGTCAATGGGGCTGCGCGTATTTTATCAGGCCCTGAACCTGGAACGGATTACCGTTGACCACCGAAATCTATACTACAAAGATATAGACGGCATCATGTATAATCTGGATGGAACCACTCTGATCGCCTATCCTTTAGGGAAAGAATCATATTCTTATTCGCTTCCAGATACCGTAACCGATTTTGGTATTCATATTTTCTGGGGAAATCGATACCTGAGAGTGCTATATCTGAATTCGGATACACCGCCGGCAATGAACAGTAATTTTAGTAGCATGCTTCCCTCCTTTAAAATCTATGTCCCGGACGGAAGCTATGAGGCATATGTAAATGCTCCCGGCTGGCAAGCCTACAAGGACATTATTTATAAGAACAGCATCATCCGGAACGAATTCGCCATCATTGGCAACGAATTGATCCAGTATGTGGGAAACGCTCCCGAAATAATGATTCCCAAAGATATCGTCCAGATAAGAGATTATGCACTGACTTCCTGTTCCGCCCTTGAAAAGATTCTGGTAGAAGAAGGAAATATAAGCTATACTTCGTCAGAGGGGGTACTTTTTAACTCCCACATGACGAAGCTCATCAATTATCCTCCCGCCAGAAAGACAACGGAATATGAGGTCCCAAGTACGGTAACAGCAGTAGGGATGGCCGCTTTCTTTGACAGCAATGGGCTGTCAGTACTAAAGGTTCACAATCAGCTGGAAGCGATAGAAGATTATGCTTTTTTACGTTGCTTTCGCTTATACCGTCTGATCAATTTGGACGCGGAGGATCACCTCGCAAGAATAGGAATTCAAGCATTTTACCGATGCACGACGATTAAGGAGGTAAGCCTTCTGGCGATTCAATATTTAGCGTCAGCTGCATTCAGTATTTGTTCTGATTTAAATAAAATAACCTTGGGCCCGGATTTCATTGATTTCAGGGGAATGTTTTTGTCTGCTGACACCAACCTTACTCAGGTCGATCTTAATGTCTATGCTCTGATCCCTCCAAAAGCATCAGGTTTTTCCTTTTCTGCCATCAAAACCATCCACGTTCCTGCACAAAGTGCAGAGCTTTATAAATCCACACCACCCTGGTCCGGTTATTCTAACAAGATCTTTCCGTTAACCATTCCCCTGATGAAATAG
- a CDS encoding AAA family ATPase: MFNAKEMDERSYLDTVLEKLQTAFDHIEQKITHYSEEIIEAKRYMYENQAQFDRAEKASNRMVLYQNIAIGDKAVLQREKLQKLIQSPYFGRIDFAASESSNGEVFYIGIYGFSDSESYDNIIFDWRAPVSSIFYDFEIGPAYYNAPDGIIEGALNLKRQYRIRQSQMDYMIESSLNIGDDILQKELSQNSDEKMKNIVTTIQREQNKIIRNEVAKVLIIQGVAGSGKTSIALHRVAFLLYRYKQTLTSNNILIISPNKVFGSYISNVLPELGEENILESGFDDIAADIMDKKYRYQTFSEQVENLLETESTEAVFRIKFKSTNHFVVQLKSYLEYADDHYFDPIDLKLGAYPISKADLLLRYQALKRIPVKQRLKRIADDMIEKYRMVYEEKPDSKIASQLRASILKMFRYPTAISLYQNFYRYLNQENYFQFHRKNTFEFSDVYPYIYLKLHFDGVKLDYKSIQHLLVDEMQDYTPIQYAVLAKLFSCKMTILGDSNQSVNPYSSSTAEKIRPFFKDCDCAELCKSYRSTIEITQFAQKIQENKNLIPIERHGETPCVSACHSPADQFHKILDLIEIFKHSGYQSLGIICKSQKQANELYESIKTVHDDILLLSFTSSEFKEGIIISSAHMSKGLEYDQVIVPDVSSDCYTTEMDRSLLYIACTRAMHKLELTYYGTETEFIL, encoded by the coding sequence ATGTTTAACGCAAAGGAAATGGACGAACGAAGCTATCTGGATACGGTATTAGAAAAGCTGCAGACAGCATTTGATCATATAGAGCAAAAAATAACCCATTATTCCGAAGAGATAATCGAAGCAAAACGATACATGTATGAAAATCAAGCGCAATTTGATCGTGCAGAAAAGGCATCCAACAGAATGGTTCTATATCAAAATATTGCGATTGGAGATAAAGCTGTTTTACAACGGGAAAAACTCCAAAAGCTGATTCAGTCCCCTTATTTCGGGAGGATTGATTTCGCTGCCAGTGAAAGTTCAAATGGAGAGGTATTCTATATCGGAATCTATGGCTTTTCAGATTCTGAAAGCTACGATAATATTATCTTTGATTGGCGTGCGCCGGTTTCAAGCATTTTTTATGACTTTGAAATCGGACCAGCTTATTATAATGCTCCTGATGGAATAATAGAAGGAGCATTAAACTTAAAGCGGCAATATCGGATCAGGCAAAGCCAAATGGATTATATGATCGAGAGCTCCCTTAATATCGGCGATGATATTCTTCAAAAGGAATTAAGCCAAAATTCCGATGAAAAAATGAAGAATATTGTAACAACGATACAAAGAGAACAAAATAAAATCATCCGAAACGAGGTGGCAAAGGTACTGATCATACAGGGTGTCGCCGGTTCTGGAAAAACTTCCATTGCGTTGCACCGAGTGGCTTTTTTGCTCTATCGATATAAACAGACTCTGACGTCAAACAACATCCTGATTATTTCTCCGAATAAGGTATTTGGCAGCTATATTTCAAATGTATTGCCGGAGTTGGGAGAAGAAAACATTTTAGAAAGCGGCTTTGATGATATCGCCGCAGATATCATGGATAAAAAATATCGCTATCAAACGTTCTCGGAACAGGTTGAGAATCTTCTGGAAACAGAAAGTACGGAAGCAGTTTTTCGAATCAAATTTAAATCGACGAATCATTTTGTGGTGCAGCTAAAATCGTATCTTGAATATGCCGATGATCATTATTTTGACCCGATTGACCTGAAGCTTGGTGCCTATCCTATCTCCAAGGCAGATCTGCTTTTGAGGTATCAGGCACTCAAGAGGATTCCTGTCAAACAAAGATTGAAGAGAATCGCAGACGATATGATTGAAAAATATAGAATGGTTTATGAAGAAAAGCCGGATTCTAAAATAGCAAGTCAATTGAGAGCCAGTATATTAAAAATGTTTCGATATCCAACCGCAATTTCTTTGTATCAGAATTTTTACCGTTATTTGAATCAGGAGAATTATTTTCAATTTCATCGAAAAAATACCTTCGAGTTTTCTGATGTCTACCCATACATCTATTTGAAGCTGCATTTTGACGGCGTAAAACTGGATTATAAATCAATACAGCATTTACTAGTTGATGAAATGCAGGATTACACCCCGATTCAATATGCAGTCTTGGCCAAGCTGTTTTCCTGCAAAATGACAATTTTAGGAGACAGCAATCAAAGTGTTAATCCATACAGTTCTTCCACTGCAGAAAAAATACGTCCCTTTTTCAAAGACTGTGATTGCGCGGAATTATGTAAAAGTTATCGTTCAACTATCGAGATTACGCAATTTGCCCAAAAGATACAGGAAAATAAAAATTTGATCCCTATCGAACGGCATGGTGAGACACCTTGTGTAAGTGCCTGTCATTCGCCAGCCGACCAATTTCATAAAATACTGGACCTAATCGAAATATTCAAGCACTCTGGGTATCAATCACTGGGAATTATATGCAAATCACAGAAACAGGCAAACGAGTTATACGAGAGTATAAAAACAGTCCACGATGATATTCTGCTCTTGAGTTTCACCAGCAGTGAATTTAAGGAAGGGATTATCATTTCATCAGCCCATATGTCTAAAGGATTGGAATATGACCAGGTCATTGTACCCGATGTATCGAGCGATTGTTATACTACAGAAATGGACAGAAGCCTACTATATATTGCTTGTACCAGAGCGATGCATAAATTGGAGTTGACCTATTATGGAACGGAAACAGAGTTTATTTTATAA
- a CDS encoding S8/S53 family peptidase yields the protein MTKFRIIVVFIIFVLLLSSCSKPVADEQKVENTDATTGTNEYAMNPIPSNYGINPDNLPDEVTDQDINPELGSLETIYGFSGKNVSNKDFTRMSLDKISQISFDTDTIWCEADKLPKGYSPELWLETSKDPGLQIKALHKEGHTGKGISVAMIDKPILSTSNEFKKDNFIYIQVEADTRIHFHGMSCASILAGQNCGVAPDAKLYYFAVPDNGKNFDNYSKAIEQLIELNQGLSEKEKIRIVSISDGLSNDDAHWENWQKTIQKANDQGIIVIYSNNVGNNFIWGGCPPYKDRNNVLNYDISEVYRNQKIDKKSVIMIPGDYRTTANNQSDDGYNYYGIGGWSWAIPYFAGLCTLGLEINPNLTYEQMQQALEETKSKTEAGYYIINPVDYIKKLESLSN from the coding sequence ATGACTAAGTTTAGAATCATAGTAGTTTTTATCATATTCGTTTTACTACTTTCATCCTGTTCAAAGCCTGTCGCAGATGAGCAGAAAGTAGAAAACACAGATGCAACGACAGGAACAAATGAGTATGCTATGAATCCCATCCCGTCCAATTATGGTATTAATCCAGATAATCTGCCTGACGAGGTAACAGATCAGGATATTAATCCTGAATTAGGCAGCCTTGAGACGATATACGGATTCTCAGGAAAGAACGTTTCGAACAAAGACTTTACACGGATGTCACTAGATAAAATTTCTCAAATTTCTTTTGATACAGATACAATATGGTGCGAAGCCGACAAGCTGCCAAAGGGGTACTCGCCAGAATTATGGCTTGAAACCAGTAAAGATCCAGGTTTGCAAATAAAAGCGCTTCATAAGGAAGGACATACCGGAAAAGGAATATCAGTGGCAATGATCGACAAGCCTATCCTTTCTACTAGTAATGAGTTCAAGAAAGACAATTTTATATATATTCAAGTTGAAGCGGATACGCGGATTCATTTTCACGGCATGAGTTGTGCATCAATATTGGCAGGACAAAATTGCGGAGTCGCACCAGATGCAAAATTGTATTATTTTGCAGTACCAGACAACGGTAAGAATTTTGATAATTATAGTAAGGCAATTGAACAATTAATTGAATTAAATCAAGGACTGAGCGAGAAAGAAAAAATTAGAATCGTGTCTATCTCTGATGGCTTATCCAATGACGATGCTCATTGGGAAAACTGGCAAAAGACAATCCAGAAAGCAAATGATCAAGGTATTATCGTTATCTACTCCAATAATGTGGGTAACAATTTTATATGGGGAGGCTGTCCGCCTTATAAGGACAGAAATAATGTTTTAAATTATGACATTTCAGAAGTTTATAGGAATCAGAAGATTGACAAAAAATCGGTAATAATGATTCCAGGTGATTACCGAACCACCGCTAACAACCAGTCTGATGATGGATATAACTATTATGGAATCGGTGGATGGAGTTGGGCAATTCCTTATTTTGCGGGTCTATGCACACTGGGGCTTGAAATCAATCCCAATTTGACCTATGAGCAAATGCAGCAAGCGCTGGAGGAAACAAAAAGTAAAACCGAAGCCGGATATTATATTATAAATCCGGTCGATTATATTAAAAAACTGGAAAGCTTAAGCAATTAA